The Chryseolinea soli nucleotide sequence ATCTTCAGACCTTTTGCCGCTTTGGTCCCTTCCGTTTCATAGCCATCGAACTTCCACCATTCGATCCCGCCCATCAATTCCTTTACTTTGAAGCCAAGCCTTGCCATGTTCAGCGCTCCCTTGGTGGATGCGTTGCATCCAATGCCGTCGCAGTACGTTACATACAACACCGCTTTGTCGAGGTGTTTTGTGGTTTGTTCGTTCATTTCACGATGGGGAATATTCAGTGCGCCGGGAATGTGCTCGGCTTCGTATCCAAAGGGCTTGCGGGCATCCAGGGCTATGATTTTTTCACCATTGTTTAGCGCTGCGAACAGGTCGGAGGGATCCATTTCATAGGCCAGCTTGTCTTCGTAATGTTTAATTTGTGCGTTCATAATTTGATGCATTTTATTTTACAAGATTATGAAAACGGTGACTTCCGGAAAAACAAAAAGATTTCATGCAGGGTATGTATAAAATTCATAGACAAAAATTTAGACGGAGCCGTGGCGGGATGATACCTTTGAGTTTATGGAAACCATTTCTTCTCTATGGAATATAACATCCGGCCCTGTGAACAGGGCGACTTGCCGGTTCTGGTAAGCTTATGCGGAAGCCATGCAGCCCACGAACGGGCATCCTATTCACCGGATGGAAAACAGGAGGCACTCCACAGGGCGATCTTCGCCGGATCGCCTTCTTTGTATTGTTACGTGGTGGAATCCCAGGCATCCGTCGTCGGCTACTTCACTTTCACGTTTGATTTTTCGACTTGGGATGCCCGGCGGTTTTTATATCTCGATTGTTTGTATCTGAATGCCGAATACAGGAACTTGGGAATAGGAAAGAAAGTATTTGACCTCCTGGTGGACATTGCTACACAAAACCAATGCGTAAACATTCAATGGCAGACACCCCTCTTTAACGAGCGGGCTATCAAATTTTACAACCGGGTGGGAGCGAGGGCAAAGGAAAAGATGCGATTCTCTCTTGAGCCAACAGCCGCAAATAAAGCTTATAAATAGCGCTTTTTCAGCTAAACCATTTTTAGATTTTCCCTATGGAGATCCGTCATTTAAAGTTAATCAAAGCCATTGCTGAAGAGGGAAGTTTGACCAAAGCCATAGACAAACTTCATCTCACCCAATCCGCGCTCAGCTATCAGCTGAAGGAAGCGGAACAACACATCGGCACCAAACTATTTTCCCGCGTCAATAAAAAGATGGTGCTCACAAAGGCCGGCGAGAAATTGTTCGAGACGGCAAAGGAGATTTTGGACAAACTTGCTGAGACGGAGCAACAAATAAAGAAAAGCGTCTTCGGCGAATTTGGCGAGATCAAGATCAGTACGGAATGCTTCTCCAGCTACCACTGGCTTCCATCGGTCATGAAGCAGTTTCAACTCTTATATCCCAATGTCGATTTAAAGATCGTTGCCGAGGCCACACACTATCCCCTGCAAAAATTGCTGAACGGGATTTTGGATGTGGCCATCACCAGCGATCCGGTGAAGAATGACAAGCTAAAATACATTGAGCTGTTCCAGGACGAGATGGTCGTCATCGTTCCCAGCCACCACGCCTGGGTGGAGAAAAAATTTGTCCTTCCAAAAGACTTTGTCAACGAGCACCTTCTCATCCACTCCCTGCCGCTGGAAACGGTCACGGTGCATCAATTCTTCCTGGCGCCGGCCAAAGTAACTCCCAAAAAGATCACGCCCATTCCGCTAACCGAGGCATCCATTGAAATGGTGAAGGCAGATATGGGAATTATGGTCATGGCGAAGTGGGCAGCACAGCCCTACCTCCGGCATAACGCGTTGAGAGCTGTGAAGATTGGGAAGGCAGGATTAAAACGAAAACACTATGTGGCGATGATGGCCCATAAGACATACCCGCCATATTTCACGCAGTTCGTTGAATTCCTGCAACACGAAATCAACTTGCAATTCGATGTTTAGCGCGAGTGTTCCACTTGTGCTGTGCATAGATGCAGTCTTCAGACTGCCAAAGCCGAAACTAGTTCACCCCCGCCTCGTGCAAAACCTCCTTATTCAACCGAATATACTCCGCATTATTCTCCTCCGAAGCCAACTTCAACCCCGCATTCGCCGACGCAACCGCTGACTTCTTATCTCCCGTCTTCAACTGCAACCTCGCCAACCAGTATTTCACATTATAAGCCTGCGGTTGTGCCTTGTCCGCCTCCTGCATCCACTGAAGTGCCTGGTCAAGATTCCGGTTATGATTGTAACACCAGATAGCCGACATATAATAAGGCTTCCGTTCACCCTTCATCGCTTCCTGAATATTAGCCATGATGCGATTGTCAACGTCGGTTGTTAAATGAAGATTGATGCCCGTGTTTTCCCAGAGGATTTGAAGCAAGCAATCTTCCTCATGCACATCGGCAAATTGAATGGTTAACGTTTCAACCTTGGCGGTCAACTTAGCTGGCTTCACTTTCACGCGAAGCACATCTTGTTTTTCATCGTAGGAGTAAGCTCCCCACTGGTCGATATTTTTATTGAAAATAACGGTCCATTCATTGGCATCGGGAATGCTGAAAAGTGAATAGGCACCGGGCTGCAACGTGTGGCCTTCCACCTGGATGGTGTCCGTCAATTGGATCACGGTGGCGTTGTTAGCGCCGGTCCGCCAAACGATCCCATACGGCTCCACGCCGCTAAAGATCTTTCTGCCTTTGGTATTGGGTCTATAATACTTCACCGAGATCGTCCCCAGTCCAAAATCCTGTTCGATCCGCTGCCCCGAACTGGCAGCCGGTATTTTCATTCGGATCTCCTGTGCGTCCGCCGTATGGATGGTGATGCTTGCAAAAGCAAAGAGGCAAAATAAAGATGTTTTCATATTGGATGGTTGAGGGTTTCGGAAGGCGACCAGCACGTTTGTCTGGCGTTACAAACAAGGCAAGTAAATTTAACGGGCGCAGCGATAATTTCGCGACGACCGTGTCGCGGATGAGGAGACACGATCGTCACGGCTTACTAGTAGATGAATTGCTCCAGGACGATCTGGCCATCTTTTACTTTATAGACCATGAGTTCGTTGATGACAACTCGTCCATGACCTTCCACCGTCATATCCATTTCCCGGCCCACAGCAAAATGATCGCCACCCACAATGGGATGGGTGGTATACATCCGGTGAACGGCCTGCACCTTCGCCACAAAAGCTTCACCCTTTTTGCGAACGGGACCTTTGCCTTCTGCATCCTGGAGATACGCTGAGTTTGGAGGCTCTATGCTTCTCACATTGTCGGCAAAAAGCTCATCCTGGATCTCGAACCAACGTTCTTCTTGGGCTAATGTGTCAAAACGGTCTGCCACTTGCTGTGTGGTCAGCGCTTCTTTTGTTTTCGCTGTCATAAAGTTTTGGATTTATTTTTTGTTGAGTGATTTGTTATGTAGCAGGGTCTCTAACTTTTTTAGTTTCGATACCCAGAATTTGTCAAAGTAGTCGATCCATTCCTGCAGGTGGTGGAAGCCGTCTGGCTTCAAGGTGCAATGCCGCTCCCGGCCAATGTCCTGGATCGAAATGAACCCCGCGGCGTGCAATATTTTGATATGTTTTG carries:
- a CDS encoding DUF2911 domain-containing protein, which encodes MKTSLFCLFAFASITIHTADAQEIRMKIPAASSGQRIEQDFGLGTISVKYYRPNTKGRKIFSGVEPYGIVWRTGANNATVIQLTDTIQVEGHTLQPGAYSLFSIPDANEWTVIFNKNIDQWGAYSYDEKQDVLRVKVKPAKLTAKVETLTIQFADVHEEDCLLQILWENTGINLHLTTDVDNRIMANIQEAMKGERKPYYMSAIWCYNHNRNLDQALQWMQEADKAQPQAYNVKYWLARLQLKTGDKKSAVASANAGLKLASEENNAEYIRLNKEVLHEAGVN
- a CDS encoding ArsR/SmtB family transcription factor yields the protein MVQPRFDAFQAIADPSRRKMLRLLSKDSLTINSLGEHFDMSRPAVSKHIKILHAAGFISIQDIGRERHCTLKPDGFHHLQEWIDYFDKFWVSKLKKLETLLHNKSLNKK
- a CDS encoding GNAT family N-acetyltransferase, which codes for MEYNIRPCEQGDLPVLVSLCGSHAAHERASYSPDGKQEALHRAIFAGSPSLYCYVVESQASVVGYFTFTFDFSTWDARRFLYLDCLYLNAEYRNLGIGKKVFDLLVDIATQNQCVNIQWQTPLFNERAIKFYNRVGARAKEKMRFSLEPTAANKAYK
- a CDS encoding SnoaL-like domain-containing protein, with the translated sequence MTAKTKEALTTQQVADRFDTLAQEERWFEIQDELFADNVRSIEPPNSAYLQDAEGKGPVRKKGEAFVAKVQAVHRMYTTHPIVGGDHFAVGREMDMTVEGHGRVVINELMVYKVKDGQIVLEQFIY
- a CDS encoding LysR family transcriptional regulator, which produces MEIRHLKLIKAIAEEGSLTKAIDKLHLTQSALSYQLKEAEQHIGTKLFSRVNKKMVLTKAGEKLFETAKEILDKLAETEQQIKKSVFGEFGEIKISTECFSSYHWLPSVMKQFQLLYPNVDLKIVAEATHYPLQKLLNGILDVAITSDPVKNDKLKYIELFQDEMVVIVPSHHAWVEKKFVLPKDFVNEHLLIHSLPLETVTVHQFFLAPAKVTPKKITPIPLTEASIEMVKADMGIMVMAKWAAQPYLRHNALRAVKIGKAGLKRKHYVAMMAHKTYPPYFTQFVEFLQHEINLQFDV
- a CDS encoding rhodanese-like domain-containing protein → MNAQIKHYEDKLAYEMDPSDLFAALNNGEKIIALDARKPFGYEAEHIPGALNIPHREMNEQTTKHLDKAVLYVTYCDGIGCNASTKGALNMARLGFKVKELMGGIEWWKFDGYETEGTKAAKGLKIECAC